One region of Quercus lobata isolate SW786 chromosome 2, ValleyOak3.0 Primary Assembly, whole genome shotgun sequence genomic DNA includes:
- the LOC115964577 gene encoding uncharacterized protein LOC115964577 has product MEGSGPCQTRRAESQRQDNFLNLERAKDQGNQQEGSVSTSHTSRSRSKWKDHASPKQNDRKALQQEVDDLKKKLRRPQRKRPSPGSNTSSGEDGEYRRRSRTPPSETFSYKEERPRKRGHKSPSYQGLANDAMSKALDRISQSPFTRRIERAVLPRRFNQSTFAIYNGRTDPVEHVSQFNQRMAIHSRDEALMCKVFPSSLEPLAMRWFDALPPNSIDSFKQLTQAFGSRFITSTRVPLPLDSLLSLSMQEGETLKAYSDRYWEMYNEIEGNYDDVAISTFKRGLPTEHGLRKSLTRKPVTSVRQLIDRIDKYKKVEEDQQIGKGKAKVVPQERRDFRSDRFGSGNRPRRDYMEQSGPTGAQVVHAVFREPLHKILEKVKCEPFFQWPNRMAGDPSKRNQNLYCAYHQEPGHTTDDCRNLKNYLDRLVREGKLRHLLHRPKQSNVETRQDALRPPLGTINVILAAPGRTGSGPFRVMSVGRFPTEPNERESKRARLSATPLIRFTEEDKRGTIQPHEDALVVTLRIGGYDVKRVLVDQGSAVEVMYPDLYKGLNLKQEYLSPYDSPLVSFEGKIVIPRGMIRLPVQTDSDVVEVNFIVVDAYSPYTAIVARPWLHALGAVSSTLHQKVKYPSGG; this is encoded by the coding sequence atggaaggatcaggtccgTGCCAAACTAGACGTGCAGAGTCTCAACGACAGGACAACTTTCTAAATCTCGAACGAGCGAAGGACCAAGGTAATCAACAAGAGGGCAGCGTGAGCACCTCTCACACGAGTAGAAGCCGCTCAAAATGGAAGGATCATGCATCCCCTAAGCAAAACGATCGAAAGGCTCTACAACAAGAGGttgatgatttgaagaaaaagctgCGCCGACCACAGCGAAAACGTCCTTCACCCGGCTCGAACACTAGCAGTGGTGAGGATGGAGAATACAGACGAAGGTCAAGAACCCCTCCGAGCGAGACTTTTTCCTATAAGGAAGAACGGCCTCGCAAACGCGGCCACAAAAGCCCGtcttaccaaggcctggccaaTGACGCCATGAGCAAGGCCCTGGATCGCATCTCCCAGTCGCCATTCACACGTAGAATAGAGAGGGCAGtgcttcctcggcggttcaatcAGTCAACGTTTGCCATATACAATGGTCGAACTGACCCAGTGGAGCATGTAAGCCAATTCAACCAGAGGATGGCCATCCACTCCAGGGACGAGGCGttgatgtgtaaggtgtttCCATCTAGCTTGGAACCCCTggcaatgagatggtttgatgcccTTCCgccgaattccatagattcctttaaacagcTGACGCAGGCTTTTGGTTCCCGCTTCATCACCAGCACTAGAGTCCCTCTGCCCCTCGACTCCCTcttatccttgtccatgcaGGAAGGAGAAACACTGAAGGCCTACTCGGACAGATATTGGGAAATGTACAACGAGATAGAAGGAAACTACGATGACGTCGCCATTAGTACATTCAAAAGGGGCCTGCCGACAGAGCAtggcttaagaaagtccctcactAGGAAGCCAGTCACCAGCGTGCGACAACTCATAGACAgaatagacaagtacaaaaaggTCGAGGAGGACCAGCAGATTGGGAAGGGTaaagcgaaggttgtccctcaggagaggagggacttcaggtcagACCGCTTTGGCAGTGGTAACAGGCCGAGAAGAGATTACATGGAACAGTCTGGACCTACTGGGGCTCAGGTAGTCCATGCCGTGTTCCGAGAACCATTGCACAAGATCCTGGAGAAGGTGAAGTGCGAACCTTTCTTTCAGTGGCCGAACAGGATGGCAGGCGACCCTTCAAAACGCAATCAGAATCTATACTGCGCGTACCATCAAGAGCCCGGTCACACCACCGACGATTGCAGGAATCTGAAAAACTATTTGGATCGGCTtgtccgagaaggaaagctgAGGCATCTATTGCACCGCCCCAAACAGTCAAATGTCGAAACCAGACAAGACGCATTGAGGCCACCCCTAggcacgataaatgtcattcttgccGCACCTGGGAGAACCGGCTCCGGCCCGTTTAGAGTAATGTCAGTGGGCAGATTCCCGACGGAACCAAACGAAAGGGAATCCAAGAGAGCCAGACTGAGTGCCACGCCATTAATCAGGTTCACGGAGGAGGATAAgcgaggaactattcaaccccaTGAAGATGCCCTAGTCGTGACGCTTAGAATAGGAGGttatgacgtgaaaagggtgttagtcGATCAAGGCAGCGCCGTGGAGGTAATGTACCCGGATTTGTATAAGGGGCTGAACTTGAAGCAGGAATACCTGTCGCCATACGATTCCCCCCTGGTTAGCTTTGAAGGAAAGATCGTCATCCCGAGAGGCATGATTAGGTTGCCTGTGCAAACAGACTCAGATGTGGTAGAAGTGAACTTCATTGTCGTAGATGCATACTCCCCTTACACAGCTATCGTGGCCCGGCCATGGCTTCATGCACTAGGGGCTGTGTCGtcaaccttgcaccaaaaagtgaaatatcCGTCAGGGGGTTAG